The DNA window GGGGGTGGGTCggccagcctcccctcccccaggaccctcCTTCCTGGGGCCGCCCCCCCTCGGCTCACAGGCATCAAAGCCCACCCTGGGACCCCAACCCCCCAGCCGTGCCCCGGAGGGAGGAGACCGCGGCTCCCGGGGACACACGAAGGGGCCTGCGTGAGGGCTGGGGCGTGTCGACCCGAGAAATTGCGTAACCTAAAAGCTGAGAATTGTGTGTTATTCGGGAATtttctgaggacttaagcctgggagacggACCACTGAGGACATGCAGACGTTTCTAACAAAGACCAGGCAGTCTCAACATCAAAAgatcactcttttttattttatttttttccccaaacattactcataattaaagaaaagcagacaCCTCAAGTTAGGGAATTTAGCGCTTTTCTAGGTATGGGAAGATGCGAGAGTCCGGGCCCCTCGAGATCGGCCCTTCGGTGTGTGTGCACCTCAGCTTCCTGCACCAGGTCCCTCCTTCCCATCCTGGTCCctggggggcggcggggcgggggggagaggcTTCGGTGGCTTGCTGGCTGCCGCATCCTTAGCTTCCCGCTATGGCAGCAGCATTTTCGTCCACAGGGGGTCCACGCCTGGCATCGGTGTCAGGGGAGGGACAGTGAGgccgtgcccccccccccggctcaCCCCGCAGCTGCCCAGCTGGCTGTGGGCAGCGTCTGCCCCGGGGCACCCCAAGGGCCCGCACATCTGGACGCCGGGCAGAACCGGCGGGATCAGGGACAGGGGCTGAtttccagggcagggcagggcaggggctctCCTCCCCCTGAAGAGCGGGGGCCACTGGGGCTGTGTCTCCAGAGGTGGACGGCggaccccgccccctcccccagccgcgAGTCAGGTCCCCTGCAGGCGTCCCGAGCCGGAGCCCACGAGGACTCTGCACACACGGAGGTCCACCCATTTCAGCCCCTTCAGACGCGCCGGAGGGGCTGAAATGGGGCCAGGAAGCCCCGGGGATATGAACTGACTCACACCCTGGCCATCCTGGGACCGCCTGGAACTCGGTTTCTTCCCTCCCTGGAAACCCGGGTCTGGCAACCGATCAGCTGCGGATGCCTAGTGACTGACCCTCTGCTGGCACCAGCCCCCGTCTGTAAGGCGAGCCTGTAACTTCTCTGGAAGGTCTTGGTGGTGGGTgttccccagccctgcctctctgCTTTCCTCAGAGCACGTGGGACTCTTGCTACTTGAATCTGTGCCTCCCTGGTTGCAAGTCCTAAATCTCCAAATAAACACTTTTCTTAATCACACGTTTCTGTTGTTGGTTTTGggggctttgttttcctttggttgcCCCGTGGTGTATGGCgttcaatgccggatccttaacccgctgtgcggGCTGAGGAGCGAAGCTGCGTCCCAGCATGTCAGAGATGCTGCCGGTCCCcgtgcggcacagcagaaactccagggttttttattttgttgtgttctgttttcgttttttgcttttttatcgaCAGGGCCAAGTGGGTTCTGTACCCAGCACGGTCCTTCTCCAGAGgaacccctgccccccaaccctcGTCCAGTTGCTGCCCCAGGTGAAGGGCCCAAAACAGGCCAGGCCTGAGGACTTGCCCAGCCGGACTCAGAGCAGCAGAGCCAATGGGACAGGCGGGGTGGGCTCATTctcagggccaggctggggcccCTCCCCAGGTGGAAACACAGCACACTCGGGGCCAGGAAAGGCTTTCTTTTATTAAACTGTAGACACACATGTGTATGTGCTGCTGTGAAAGGAGGGGCTGCCTCAGGCCGCAGGCAGATGCTAGTAGCCTCTGTAATCCTTTATGAGCTGCAGAACTGCTTGGAAAATTACCAGAGAGCCAGTGGTGCAAACGATGATGAACGCAATGATCAGAAGGAGGCCCAGGACCAGAGCCCAGATGTTCAGGCACTTGGCGGTGGAGGCATAGCTCTGGGCCCCAATGATGTCTCCCACCATCTTCCGGTCCCTCGCCTGGAGGAGAAGACATGGTGAGGGGGACCTGGAGCAGGTGCAGGCCACAACCAGGCGCTGTCCTCCGGGGGGCCCCCCAGGGCCCATTCCCCCAGATGGGGACCCAGCCCTGGCCCGTCCCCTGGAGCCTGAGCAGGACAGGGCCTGccgggcccctccctcccctcctggggcCTGGGTCTCCCTCCTCAcagcctcccagcctctccaggaagccccaggcctcctcctcccccctctgcTCTGGCCCCGTTGCTGGCTCAGCGCCCTTAAAggaccttttctcttttctgggtcTGAGTCCCAAGGGTGAAGGAAGGGTTTAACTGCTCTAATTGGGCCGGGCAGGGGCAGGTCTCGGGAGGGTGGagacacagccccccaccccacccctgagcCCGCCATCCCCAGGGGCACCCACGCAGCCTCGCCCCAAACTCTCACTGGGAAGGAGCcccaagccacacacacacacacacacacacacacacacacacacacacacacacacacggaaggaCACACGCATCAGCTCCCCACACACCTCATGGCACATCTGGGCAGGGGGCCTCTCCAGGCTCACACACACCTTCTTGGAGTCCCCCCTCCACCACGTCCCTCCTCCACTGACGCCCACCCACCTTCACGGAGTAGGCGAAAGCCACGAAGCCCAGGCAGCACCAGTTCATGAAGAGGGTGTTGAACAGGGACCAGACGACGTGGTCGGGCACGGAGGTCTCGCTTCGGATGTTGATCACCGTGGTGGCCACGGGGGCTGAGGTCTGGGGAGCCCCCAGCACGGCCACCTCGTGCTCCTCCTTGAGCATCTCATATGTTGGGGGTCCTCCATGGGCACCAGTGAAGAAGGGCTGGGAAGCGCAGTTCATGGTGCCCAGGAGAAGCTGTGGTCTGGAGAGGGGATGTGCAGGGGTGCTCTGTTTCCCCAGTAGTTTCGATTTCTCTACAGTTTCCTTTTCCTGGCTTTTGGGGGAACTGCCAacgggctgggaggaggaggcggggcgATCCGGGGAGTGTCAGGTTACAccggggtgggtgggtgggtggaaggcTGAGGGCCCAGTGGGAGCTTCCTGCCCCAGAGCGACAAGGGGCAGAAGGGTTTCCTTTGGCCTTCCAGGGTCTCGGCCGAGAT is part of the Sus scrofa isolate TJ Tabasco breed Duroc chromosome 2, Sscrofa11.1, whole genome shotgun sequence genome and encodes:
- the IFITM3 gene encoding interferon-induced transmembrane protein 3, with the translated sequence MNCASQPFFTGAHGGPPTYEMLKEEHEVAVLGAPQTSAPVATTVINIRSETSVPDHVVWSLFNTLFMNWCCLGFVAFAYSVKARDRKMVGDIIGAQSYASTAKCLNIWALVLGLLLIIAFIIVCTTGSLVIFQAVLQLIKDYRGY